The genome window gcaggaagagctttttccagtatgtggcagataaaactaacaccagaggcaatgtaggcccactgaggaacggggtgggtgccctggtgacagaagatacagagaaggcagagttactgaatgtcttctttgtctactccgccggaggctgtcctgaggggccccgtaccgctgaggccccagaggaagtcaggacaatggatgagtttgcctcggttgatgaggactgggttagggagcagttaggcaatctggacatccataaatccatgggtccggatgggatgcacctgcaggtgctgagggagctggctgaggtcattgctggaccactctccatcatctttgtcaaGTCTtcggaaacgggagaggtgcctgaggactggaggaaagcaaatgtcactgcagtcttcaaaaagggcaagaaggaggactcgggtaactatagaccggtcagcctcacctccatccctgggaaactgatggaatgactcATCCTTgctgccatctcaaggcatatcagggataagagggccattaggggcagtcaacatgtcTTCACCagggggaagtcgtgcttgaccaacctcattgacttttatgaggacataacaagatggatggatgatggcagagtggtggatgtggtctaccttgatttcagtaaagcatttgacacagtctcccacagcatcctcacagctaagttgagggaGTACAGTCTGGACAACcaagtagtgaggtggactgcgaactggctgaagggaagaagccagagagtcgtggtcaacggggcagagtccagttgaggcctgtatctagtgcagtgcctcaggggtcagtgctggggcctgtattattcaatatattcatcagcaATTTAGACGAgcgaatagagtgactgtcagcaagtttgctgatgacaccaagctgggaggagtggctgatacaccagaggctgtgctgccatcagagacctggacaggctggagagttgggcggggaaaaattaaatggaatataacaagggaaagtgtagagtaatgcatctgggcaggaacaaccccaggttccagtataattTGTGGAACAACCTGTTaaagagcagcataggggaaagggatcgggggtcctggtggaaagcaggatgaccatgagccagcactgggcccttttggccaggaaggccaatggtacctggggtggattagaaggggggtggtcagtaggtcagagaggttatCCTGCCCCTCTaccctgccctggtgagaccacatctggaataatgtgtccagttgtggcccctcagttccagaaggacagggaactgctggagagagtccagcgcagccaccaagatactgaagggagtggagcatctcccgtgtcaggaaaggctgagggagctggggctctggagctggacaagaggagactgaggggtgacctcattaatgtttacagatatataaagggtgaatttcatgaggatggagccaggctcttctcggtgacaaccaatgataggacaaggggtaatgggatcaagctggaacacaagagcttccacttaaatctgagaagaaacttcttcccggtgagggtggcagagcctggcccaggctgcccagggaggttgtggagtctccttctctgcagacattccaacccgcctggacaccttcctgtgtaacctcatctgggtgttcctgctccatggggggattgcactggatgagctttccaggtcccttccaacccctcacattctgggattctgtgatagtCTATCTCTTACTCTGTGTGTTTCATCTCCCTCACATTCCAGTTATTTTCTCCTGGCCTGATAAATTCACCATGTCTTTTAATTGTGTTTATGTTTATAATTTCCTATCTATCtgccaaaaatatttcttgtatAGTTCTCCCTTTTGGAAGGTGGACCTCATTGGAGTCAGTTTAGACTTGACATAGAGCTGAGGCGtctgttttatctttttgtttcatcttATCACCTTTTAATTTGTGTgttcaaaaataagaaaaccctTTTTGTGCCTGTTTGCAGCCAGTTCTCTAATGAGAGCAGCTGGAAATTAGTGGAAAGGGGCTTTAACATCCATTTGCAGACTTCAGTGGAGAACCCAGATGTAAGGAAAAGTGATGTAAGTTCCAGATGTGCAATGACAGAAAGGGTGGGGTTGGCAGGTGAGGAGCAAGGTTGCCCACACTGTATCAGACCTCAAGGGACTGCTTTTCCAATCTGTCCAGACCTCCTTAGGAGACACTCTGGATCAATACCAATCAGAAAATACTGCTATCACCTCATCcataaactgaaaatgaaaaaagtccttaaatatgaaaatgaaaatgaaaataaaaattattaaatgctTACAGAACTCTTCCTCTATAACTAGACTCCTAAAACCTCTCTAATTAACTGTACAAGTCCTGAagactttaagaaaaacatgGTAGAGACACGGATCCTTAGAGCTTTCTCAACTTTTATGAACCCCATGGTgcatttggtgctgagtccatgaacctcagatactgagaggagactgaaaaaaacctctcaagGACATAAAGTCAGAAGCAAATGCCAAAGTATCTCAGTGTGTTAACTGGCCCAACTGagggaaattgctgacaaactcTCCTTGTGGACTCATTAGAGCAGATCCTTGGAGGCCATGATGGTAGATAGGCAAAGGTAACTTACAGACAAttctgatgctgagaaaagaTTTGGTTTGATTTATGAGGCAGAAAGGCCAAGCCCTCaccccagcccctgggaaggcagatcctgtccctcatgcgtggctcttcctggggcagTGGGATGTGAGGCGTGAAGGACAACAGCCTGACACCTCCCTATGGGGCTGCAATGAGGCAATAGGGCCCCCGTTCCATGAGGAAAACATGTATCCTCACAGGTCTAAGTGGCAGAGACCACTGCCATGGCCAAGTGGATGAAGATCTCTGTTCTGTGGTTGCCTTCCAGCCCTACCAGAgcccttggccatctccaccacagacTGGCTTACACTGTCACAGCCCTGtcttccctgcaggctgcagacacccatctctcTTCCCTACCCTGCTCTCCCCCCAGCATTTCTGTACCTTCACTGATGTGTCCTTGGCTGTTCTGTGAAACACAAAGCAATTTTTATCTCCTCATTCCCTGTCTCCGCATTCCAAGAAGCACTTTGCAgcagtttttctctctcttctgctgtTTCCTGCTACCAAGCAAAGCTCCATCATCTCAGAATCCATCCTTAAAGTATATGACCCTTCCCATCAGCCTGCTTGTGGCCTACCAGCTGGCCAGAAAGAAGTATCTTCACCATGACCTTCCAAGCCACATGCCTGCTgttggcctttcagcttctcagaCAAGACTAAAGACATGCGCCTGCTGCAGATAAAAGTAAAATGATTGTCGCCCTCCAAGCCCATGCACCTGCTGGTggtctttcagcttctctgacatgCCAGTCCTGCAAGGTGCCCCATGGCTACTCCAGAATAACTCTGCTCTGCCCCCAAGGGGTCAAACTGCTGTGTACGGTAGGGACAGGGGTTGAAGGTGATGTGGGTTGAGCATGAGAATGAGATCTATGGGTGCTAGGTGTTCAATTTAGGGATTAGGGATTAGAACTCACTCTTCAGGGTTAGGATTTAGGCATCTTGCGATCTGCTTAGGTGTGTGGTTAGTGTTAAGGTTACGGGCTAGCTTCATgagttagggttttttttaaggttgtGGTGAGGGCTAAGTTTAAGACTGGTATTTTAAGGCTAGGGATACAGGGTGGGGATTAAAGTGAGTAAAAGGATAAGAGGAAGAATAAGGGGTTATGGGTTTGGGATTTGGTTTAGAGGTACATTTTGGGGTTAGAGCTTAGTGTAGTGGATTACTGTCAGGGTGAGGACTAGCATTTAGAGGTAAGGTTAGGGTTTAAGATTACTGCTTAGAACCCAGATAAGGGCCTAACATGAATGTTTTCACAGTCAGTGTCACAGCAGCTTCACTGTTACCTGAACCCCTCAAAATCTTTCATCTTTGTTGGCCAAgccattcttttttcttccaaatctcCAGTCTCTCTTGTCCCAGTTCCCCTTGACCTTCCCAAATCTGTCATCATCTTGGGACCATCTTTCTGATGACCTTCATGACTTCTGAGTATTTGCCTTCCCGCTGCTGGTCAGTCAGGATCTGCCTGGCTCCAGGACTGTCTGAAATCCCACCTGGAGAGTTAGGAATAATTCATAATAATTCAGGCCAACAGTTAATTTTTAAGGTGACTgaattttgcttattttggaGGTGGCTGATATTGAAGGAGGTTGACTGAACTCAATCACTTGGTTTCAGGCTGATCCATTGTCTCAGACCAGTCTCTCCTATTGTCTCTGCGGATGGTGAGATGGGAAAGTCCTTGGACCACCCAGGGGACTAATGACTGAAGTGCTCTGGTTGCACAACAACACAGCTTTGTTTCACCACCTCAAACCCAccatctcctcctcttcctctcctccccttgcattttgaatcatcctggttttggagctgTCTGCTCTACTCCTTTCTATGtctaaaaacaaatgcaaagacAAAGCGAAAAACACCAGTCTTTATTGCATATGTGTGATTTTTTGTGCTCCCTTCTGCTAGATGTGtagtttgatttaaaaaaaaacaacttaataACTTCAGAAATCAGAGATTTGAGACTTTGTAACAGGTGCCTGTAAGAATTTGTTTTCCCAAGGCTCCCTCTATATTCAGTGGAGACAGGAGAAAACTCTCAAGGCTGGGTCCTCCCAGCCTATAACTGGCACACAAAAGAAAAGTTACGAGTCTCTTCCAGTCACTCTTCTCTTGCTCTGCATTTAGGTCAGGGCACTTGATACCAATAGCAATGAGCAACTGGAAGCAACTGCATTTCGGAGCAGATGGATGTAGAGATAAGACTGTATGGAACCATAACAAATTTCAGTCATTATTTGGAGTAACAAGGAAGACAAGTTATACTTATTCCCTATTCCACCCTCCATTTCCCTttcctgaagaaacagaaagaagctgTGGAGGAAAGCAGAGGATTACCAAAGAGATGCTTGATACTACTTATTCTGAAATCAGTGGATACTCAGGGTCCAAAAAGGCAAGTACTGAAAAGTAGCAAGAAGAGCTTTcaacatacatacatatttggtttggtttggtttgctttgctttgctttggatAGTTTAGTGTTTGTGCAAGACAAGAGATTACTTAGGCACATAGGAACAGGTCTGCGTGAATTTGGAGTTTGCAAGGAACAGCTAACAGGCTGTTTAAAATCCTCTGTTCTGGAGAAAGAATTCTTCATGAGTGTttgaagaaggtagaaagaagacaACAAATTCTCTGAGACTCTAACCGAAATGTGATACAGAAAAATCAGGGTGTAAGAAATGCTTGAAGAACTATCTGTATTTGTGTAATATAGGAAGAcaacaagaaaggaaagaagcagagaaggaagTGTAGAACCTTTCATCCTGCTGTGCAGTTATCACGCTTGCTTTTTGCTATGCTCCTGTCTCAACAGGATAAACTGAAATTCAGCATGGGACCAGAAAATACAACCACAGTTACTGAGTTCATCCTAGAAGGTTTCTCAGGGCTTGATCAAAGACTAcagctctttctctctctggtcTCTCTGCTCATATACCTGACAACAGTGGTGGGGAACGCTACCATCATTCTCCTGGTGTGTGTGGATCACCGCCTACAAACCCCCATGTACTTTTTCATCAGCAATCTGGCCTTCCTGGAAATCTGTTTTATATCCTCTACAAGCATCCAACTGTTTGTAATCCTGAGTTCTGGCAGGAGAACAATCTCACTAGGCAGCTGCTTTGCTCAATCCTATTTCTATTTAGCACTGGGCTGTACAGAGCTTGTTCTACTTGTTGTCATGTCCTTTGACCGCTATGTTGCCATCTGCCAACCTTTGCATTATGCTGCCATCATGAAGTCTCAGCTCTGCATCCACCTCGTTGTTGCTGCTTGGGTCACAGGCTTCACACTCTTGAGTTACCGCCTGGTCCTCCCCTACAAGCTGACGTTTTGTGGCTCAAACAAAATTAATCATTTCTTTTGTGACAGCTCCCCTTTACTCAAACTGTCCTGCTCTGACACCAGACTGCTTTGGAAAATGgactctgttttcctttcctttttcattctaGGTTCCTTATGTTTAACTCTGGTATTTTACATGTGCATCCTTTTCTGTATTCTACATCTTCCAGCAGCctctgggaggaaaaaagctttttctacaTGTTCTTCCCATCTCACCACCTTGGCAATTGGATATGGGAGCTGCATTGCTCTCTACGTGTGTCCTTCAGAAGATGTTTCCTTGGAGAACAACAGAATCATAGCTTTGCTGAATACTGTCCTGTACCCATTCTTAAATCCATTCATCTACAGTCTTAGAAACAAGACTGTGATACTGGCCCTGAAAGAAGCCATTGCCCGTACAATAACTCAGCTTTTCCCCTGATCATGAGGCATTTCTGGACAGCAAGTCCAGTGATCTTCTATCATATGTTAAATAATACCAATGTATATGGATGTAACCTCAAGACAGAGATACCTCAGGAGATTtacaggatcatagaatcatttcagttggaacaGAACCTcgggatcattgagtccaaccataacctaacctaacctaacctaattttagcactaaaccatgcaTCTAaaaacctcgtctaaatgccttttaaacaccttcaggggtggtgactccagcacttcgctgggcagcctgttccaacacctgacaaacctttctgtgaataattttttcctactatccaacctaaacctcccctggtacaacttgatgatatttcctcttgttctatctCGTTGGATTGTATTAAGTGATAAGGagctcctctgcacacacaAAGAAGGCACTAACAATGGCAGGAGGACTAAGTCAGTTTATATcctgccccagctgctcccagcaccatcGCTGGGGAGCCACCAGCTCACCACAAGCCCATCTCCAAAACCAAGAAGAGCACAAAGGCTCAATGGCAAGTCAGAACCCAAATTACAGGCTACTAAGGATGAAACATCTTGTCCCAAGGTTGTTCTGGGAAAGCCATCAGCCTCATTGTCCAGGTGTGAAGCCCATCAAGAGGAATCACTGACAGAAGCTCTCTGGATCACCATTTGGACTAAGGGAATTGTtgcctgggggtgcaggacacATTATGGGATGGAGGGGAAGAGCATTTTTGGGTTACACAGGACTTTTCATGGGAAGCTTGGGGAAGGACCCCATCCAGTGCAGTCTGTCCTGTCTTCTCATTAAACTTAATTTCTAAGTCTTTGCTATGTGAGCAAATCTCTTCTCTGCACAAACGTGTAAGTGTAGCAACTGGAGCAGGGCCAGGGGGTCAGACAGCCTGTATGTCATTGGTGCCAGCGACCGAGAGACCAGAGTGAGTGGACATAGTGTGTCTGTGGGCATGTGTGTGACTGGGGTTGTCTGTACCAGTATCTGGAATGTGGCTGTGGCCCTGGGGGCTCACGTGTGCTGGTGTCTGCGCCTGGCCAGGCTAATATCATGGGGAGGCTACTGAGCAGATTGAATGTTTGAGCCCAGGATCGACCCTGTAAAGGTGTATGTATAAAATAGACTAGACTAAACTACACTGGAATAGTTCAGTTGGTAGGGGCCTACAACGATCACCTAGTTCAAATACCTGACCCATTCACGGCTTACCAAAGGATAAATCATGTTAtcaagggcattgtccaaatgcctatTAAACACTGACAGGTTTGGGGCATTGACCACTTCTCCAGGAAGTCTGCTCCAGTGTTTAATCACTATCTCAGCACAGAAGCTCTGCCAGGGAGCACCAGCCTTGTTCACTCCAGGGTTGTTCTCTTTCCACTCCCTCACTATCCTTCTCAGCACTTGTGTTGGTGTAAGGCCTGACCACTCCTGAGGTTTGGTCACAGTCATGTGGTGTGGCAGTCCTGTAatcgcaggcagggacaggcaatgggcacttctgtgacagagctggccatGGAACAGCATCTCCATCAGCAAGGGGATCTCCTTAGAGCAGTGCCTGAAGGTTTAAGTCTTCTTCCAAAGTTGCTCTCAAGAACATGCCTAAGAAATAGACTCAGAAGAGGCTCGTTGCTTTGCTTGTTTCTCTGTGGGCTCGGTGTGATGACATCAGGGTCCCAGTGCACTTCTCGTGACACTTAGGGCTGGTTCAGTTCTTGCTTGTTGGTGGTCAGCACCCACACAGATGGTAAATAAGGCAGGGTTCCTCTGAGCACCCTCCATGGCCACCTAAGAGCTTGTGTGGGAGGCGGTCAGTAGCAGTGGCCAACCATCAGCTGAGTCTGcctcccagtctgaccagtCTGACCCTTCAGAGTCACCACAGCTAAGTCACCAAGGCAAACCTGCTTTACAAAGCAAAACTCCCCActtggggctgtggggaccaTGGGGACAGGGTGCAGGAATAGCTGGCCAGGCCAGTGCAGGCACACTCTCCTCGGGTAAAAGTTCTGTGAGGACCGGGATGTCCCAGGAGAAGAGCAAGGCATTGTGTGTGTTTCCATGTCTCCTGGGACATGGAAACAGCCTGTCATGCTACTGGATGACAGCTTGGGGTTACTGTCTCTTGCAACCACCATTTTGATCATTGTCCTCTCACCACAGCTGGGAGAGC of Columba livia isolate bColLiv1 breed racing homer chromosome 7, bColLiv1.pat.W.v2, whole genome shotgun sequence contains these proteins:
- the LOC102087975 gene encoding olfactory receptor 6E1, whose product is MLLSQQDKLKFSMGPENTTTVTEFILEGFSGLDQRLQLFLSLVSLLIYLTTVVGNATIILLVCVDHRLQTPMYFFISNLAFLEICFISSTSIQLFVILSSGRRTISLGSCFAQSYFYLALGCTELVLLVVMSFDRYVAICQPLHYAAIMKSQLCIHLVVAAWVTGFTLLSYRLVLPYKLTFCGSNKINHFFCDSSPLLKLSCSDTRLLWKMDSVFLSFFILGSLCLTLVFYMCILFCILHLPAASGRKKAFSTCSSHLTTLAIGYGSCIALYVCPSEDVSLENNRIIALLNTVLYPFLNPFIYSLRNKTVILALKEAIARTITQLFP